GTTGCACACAAACAGCGCTGTAAAAACTATCGAACGGATCTTGAACCTTTACAATCCCGAAGAACAGGGACCCATGCGAATTCAGGTGGCTGAATCGCTCGTAGCAGTCATCGCTCAAAGCTTAGTTCGTACTACAGATAGCAAACGAGCAGCCGTACACGAAATTATGATTAATACAGACGCAATTAAAGATTACATTATACGTAATCAGGTTGAAGAAATAGAGGCAATTATTCCTCGTTGTGGCTTCGAGGGTATGTGTACCATGAACCAGTCTTTGTATCAGCTATACGAACAAGGACGAATCACGGAAGAAACAGCCCTAGAAGCCTCACCCAAACCCAATGAAATGGCTATGACCCTCAGAGGTCGAGTCTAGGAAGAGGGGTGAGGAGTGAGGAGTGAGGAGTGAGGGAAATTTTAGATTTTGAATTTTGGATTGCTCATTTTGAATTGCTCCTCTGCTTCCTTGTCCCCCTTGTCTCTTTTGTTCTCCCTCGTCTCTCTTGTCCTTACTCTAACCCCCGCTAAAATTGAGTCATTCCAAATCGCTCCAAGTATTTAAAGGCATCGCCCTGTTTACGCCGGGGGGGGATCTGATTTATTGTATCGATCGCTCTAAACAGCAGCGCTGGCATTTACAGTTATGCATGGAGCTACAACAAATACTAGGACTGCCAGAGCCACCCCACTTTCTCGTTCCTTGCTACACAGCAACGCTAGATTGTTGGTTAGATCCACAGACTCAGCACATCCAAACCTTTGCTGAAGCTTATCCATTAGTGATGCGCCATCAGGCATTACTCAATGCAGTTTTTGATGTCGGAGAATTAGTGTGGCAGGCAGCTCCTTGGTCGGAAGAATTTTGCGATCCGATCGCATTAGCTACCTATCGCGCTTGTTTTCCCCAATTGTGGGACGATCGTGGTTTGATCGTGCGGTTCGATCCATCCACTGCTACCCCACATATGAGATATGATGCGACTGCTAATTTCTCTCAGACGGAGCTAAAAGCACCGGAAATAGAAACCACAGTTACAGCTACAGAGGCAACCCCAGCAGAATCTCAATATTCCGAAAAGCTAGGTTACGTGCTGCGCTTATTTGTAGCGGGACACAGTGTAAATACCGAGCGAATCCTTCAGACTTTACATCAGCTGCTAGAACAATCGCTACGCCATCCTTACACCTTAAAAGTTGTCGATGTCTTTAAACATCCAGAGCAAGCCGAACTATATCAAGTTTCTGCTACCCCTACTTTAGTCAGAGCGTGGCCTCACCCAGTCCGAAGACTCGTAGGTGACTTAGATAACACGGCTAAGATTTTGAAATTGCTGATATCGCCGGAATTATAGGAGACAAGGGAGACCAGGGAGACAAGGGGGACAAGGGAGAGAAGAGAGAGTCGCGGAGCGATCGGGAGCGCAAGGTTGCTGAGGGAGCAAGACAAGTCACAAGTCACAAGTCAGAAGCGATCGCGCACCACTCACTACACCCCACACCCCACACCCTACACCCCACACCCGATTCTTCACTGCTCGTGCGCTCCCTGACTAATCCTGCTGGTGGGAGAACAAGTAAGCACCGTAAAGAGATAAGGCGATCGCGACTATGAATAAAACAAGAATGCTATACCAAGGAAACTGCGATAGTGGTAAATACGCAGCCGCTCTTAGCCCAATACTGGTGTAGGTTAGTGGTAAAAGGTAAACAACCACTTTGAGGAAACCTGGTAGCGTCCCAGGCTCGAAAAATGTGGCTCCCAGGAATGACATTGGCACGATGAGAAAGTTGTTAACCAAACCTACGCTTTCGAGCGATCGCACCTTTAACCCAACTATTACCCCCAACCCGGCAAATACAGCACAGTTCAAAATTAACAGCAGCCAGAACAAGGGATTGAGAAAACTCCAAACCTTACCAGTAAAGATCGCCGCCACTAAAACCACCGCTGCTGAAGTCATTAACCCCCTCACAACTCCAGCTAGCATTTTACCCATGTGTAAGGCAAGGGGATGAACGGGGACTAAGAGCAATTCCTCAAAGGTTTTGGCAAATAGGCGATCGCCACAAATTGAAAATGTCGTGCCACCAAAGCTAATGGTCATGGACGATAGCGCCGCCATTCCAGGCAAGATAAACTCTAGATAGCTATCACCTACAGCAGGCTTGGGCAACGAACTTCCCAAACCCAGACCAAACGCCAAAATATAAATCAAGGGCGACACTAAGCCTGAAGCAGCAACTTGGGCAATCCGCACTCGTAATTCTAGCCAATCGCCCCAAAATATCGTTAAACTATCTGCTATCAGGGTTTGTAGATAACTCTTTCTTGCTTTTAACGTGCCAACTTGAAAATCCACTTACTTTGAGTCCGAACTACGAATTCATACTTCTTAATTTTATGAAAAATCAGGGATCGGGAAGCTGGGAAAGAGAGTGACTAGTGACTAGTGGCTAGTGGCTAGAATTTCTTCCTTGTCCCCCTTGTCCCCCTTGTCCCCCTTGTCCCCCTTGTCTCCCTTGTCTCCCTCGTCCCTAAGTCTTTCTTATCCCTACACCCTACACCCCTATCAACGATGAGACGTAAAGCTACTACTAGAACTGCACCTGCTCCGAAGTCTTCACCAGTCAAAACTGCCTTTAATTACCTTTCGGTTATGGTACTGGCGGCTGTGTTGATCTTAGGAATTGGTATTGGCATTGCTTTTAGTTCCACGACAATTACCGATACTCGAAACGTTGCCTCTCGCGAGTTTATCGATCGCGCCGCACCTAATGCCGATCTGTGCGTGCAGTATGGCGCTAGTGCAATGGTCATGGATACTAGACTATTTGTTTCTCTCAACCCCTTCAACGTGTATGTATCTCAGCCTAGTATGCGCCCAGGTTGCGTGCTGAGAACCAACAGCTGGAATCTTTTAGAAGACCGTAAATTAGTGACTAACGAACAAGTGCGAGATTGCAAAAACCGAATGAATACGTTTGGTTTTACGGGAGATTTAGGCACTTCTCCAGAAATTAATTGCGTTTATCAAAATGACGGAGCCAAGAATTTCTATCTGACGCAATCTGGCGGTACGCCTGGTCAGACCGAACAATTCTAAAAGCTAAAAAAGGCTAATCAGGTATTTATGGGGGCGTACAGCTAGCTGTACGCCCCCTAAAACTAATGAATTACTGCAAGCGATGTCCGCAAGCAGAACAGAAGCGATCGCTCGGACTGACTTCCGTACCGCACTGACTGCAAAAGCGGTGCGTACCTGAGACTGCTTTATCCATGCGCAGTTCCATGTTACCCATGCGCATTTGCATTGGATTCATACTCATTTCCATGTCACCCATTTTCATAGGCTTCATTGGCTCCATCGGTTTCATCGGCTCCATTGGCTCCATCGGTTTCATCGGCTCCATCGGTGGCATCAATGAGGTAGGAATATAATCGACCTGCTGTAGTTGAATTTGTTGAGCGCCTTGAAGTGAAGGAGATTCAGCCATCATGCCCATACTATTACCCTGGATTTGGATAAAGTATTGTCCCTGACTAGTCGTAATTTTGACGACTACACCGCTAGCATTTCGGAATGATTCTGGGGATGCTGTCCAACTTCCCGTCACAAAACTTTGACTCGATTGTTGCTGCTGTCCGAGGCTACTACTAGCAGTAGTCACAATTGTTTGCTTACCTTGATTGTCGAGGTAGGCTCTTTGACCCGTGCCAATCTCGCATACGTAAGCCATGAGAACCTCTTTACTGATTAATTCCTAATTACTATTATTATCTAATCTTCTTGCAGTTAAAGAGCGATCGCTTAACATTTATCAGTTAACAGGGAGCAGGGAGTAGAGGGCATTACTCGTGACTCGTGACTCGTGACTTGATTGTGTTTCCCTTGTCCCAATTTTGACTTTTGACTTTTGACTTTTGAATTCTCTTCTCGCTACACTCTTCTATAGAGCTGAATCTGTAATCTTTCTCTTCCTGGAATTTCCCTTTCTAGATCCACAAAAGTTTTTTCCAGCTTGTAGTTTTGTCGAAGATAGTTTTTCATTCTATCTAAAATATTTTTATTTTCAGTGCGATCGCTAGACACGATCGCATAAAG
This window of the Chroococcidiopsis thermalis PCC 7203 genome carries:
- a CDS encoding circadian clock KaiB family protein — translated: MSHSKSLQVFKGIALFTPGGDLIYCIDRSKQQRWHLQLCMELQQILGLPEPPHFLVPCYTATLDCWLDPQTQHIQTFAEAYPLVMRHQALLNAVFDVGELVWQAAPWSEEFCDPIALATYRACFPQLWDDRGLIVRFDPSTATPHMRYDATANFSQTELKAPEIETTVTATEATPAESQYSEKLGYVLRLFVAGHSVNTERILQTLHQLLEQSLRHPYTLKVVDVFKHPEQAELYQVSATPTLVRAWPHPVRRLVGDLDNTAKILKLLISPEL
- a CDS encoding zinc ribbon domain-containing protein, whose product is MAYVCEIGTGQRAYLDNQGKQTIVTTASSSLGQQQQSSQSFVTGSWTASPESFRNASGVVVKITTSQGQYFIQIQGNSMGMMAESPSLQGAQQIQLQQVDYIPTSLMPPMEPMKPMEPMEPMKPMEPMKPMKMGDMEMSMNPMQMRMGNMELRMDKAVSGTHRFCSQCGTEVSPSDRFCSACGHRLQ
- a CDS encoding DUF3172 domain-containing protein, producing MRRKATTRTAPAPKSSPVKTAFNYLSVMVLAAVLILGIGIGIAFSSTTITDTRNVASREFIDRAAPNADLCVQYGASAMVMDTRLFVSLNPFNVYVSQPSMRPGCVLRTNSWNLLEDRKLVTNEQVRDCKNRMNTFGFTGDLGTSPEINCVYQNDGAKNFYLTQSGGTPGQTEQF
- a CDS encoding ABC transporter permease; its protein translation is MDFQVGTLKARKSYLQTLIADSLTIFWGDWLELRVRIAQVAASGLVSPLIYILAFGLGLGSSLPKPAVGDSYLEFILPGMAALSSMTISFGGTTFSICGDRLFAKTFEELLLVPVHPLALHMGKMLAGVVRGLMTSAAVVLVAAIFTGKVWSFLNPLFWLLLILNCAVFAGLGVIVGLKVRSLESVGLVNNFLIVPMSFLGATFFEPGTLPGFLKVVVYLLPLTYTSIGLRAAAYLPLSQFPWYSILVLFIVAIALSLYGAYLFSHQQD